A stretch of the Coriobacteriia bacterium genome encodes the following:
- a CDS encoding TylF/MycF/NovP-related O-methyltransferase, with amino-acid sequence MIEKFVPIPKTHWETIAEYVCAEAVEGDYLEFGVFRGGSFISAYHALEDAIADWSSERRNACAYSGDARLGAPAPLVKTGARYFAFDSFEGLPDVSGVDAGNSRFTKGRYNCSEEEFRAILSRYGVDLDKVTTVPGWYDDSLTDEIKQRHGLTAAAVVMVDCDLYESTRPVLAFITDLVVDGTVIVFDDWFNYRGNPLKGERRAVAEWLAANPRFQLTDYHMGGSTQKSFILNIVEPADNE; translated from the coding sequence ATGATCGAGAAGTTCGTGCCTATCCCCAAGACCCATTGGGAGACGATCGCCGAGTACGTGTGCGCGGAGGCCGTCGAGGGCGACTACCTCGAGTTCGGGGTCTTCCGCGGCGGATCCTTCATCTCCGCGTACCACGCTCTCGAGGACGCGATCGCCGACTGGTCGTCGGAACGACGCAACGCGTGCGCCTACTCTGGCGATGCGAGACTGGGTGCCCCGGCCCCCCTCGTCAAGACAGGCGCCCGCTACTTCGCGTTCGACTCCTTCGAGGGACTGCCCGACGTCTCGGGCGTCGACGCTGGCAACTCCAGGTTCACCAAGGGTCGCTACAACTGCAGCGAGGAGGAGTTCCGAGCGATACTCTCCCGCTACGGAGTCGACCTCGATAAAGTCACCACCGTCCCAGGCTGGTACGACGATTCGCTCACGGACGAGATCAAGCAGCGGCATGGACTGACGGCGGCGGCTGTCGTCATGGTCGACTGCGACCTGTACGAGTCGACGCGACCGGTGCTGGCTTTCATCACCGATCTGGTCGTCGATGGGACCGTGATCGTTTTCGACGACTGGTTCAACTACCGCGGCAACCCCCTCAAGGGCGAGCGCCGCGCCGTTGCGGAGTGGCTGGCGGCCAACCCGCGGTTCCAGCTGACCGACTATCACATGGGCGGGTCGACGCAGAAGAGCTTCATCCTCAACATCGTGGAGCCCGCCGACAACGAGTGA
- a CDS encoding cupin domain-containing protein: MIDGKRIVAMIPARLGSQRVPRKNLRLLAGKPLIAWAIEAAKDSGVFDEVYVNSEADVFADVAARWGVRFYKRPADLASNAAINDAFADDFVRNVEADVLVQLLPTSPLITPEEIREFVERMVREGFETLVSVEDHRIACVFEGEPVNFSTLEPHRSSQTMTPVQSYATVLMAWTYDSWKRDMAELGCAYHGGSSRIGYHVVKGLATIDIDNEEDFHLAEVALAYRADPTRLEPRFWEPDLVSECEVPAILKRDGVLVEDFDHENLECVNVFEIIEEADDDRSWCRRVVNTENNSATLISQLPGEGNRLHYHPEWNEWWYIVKGTWRWEIEGTERIVRPGDVVFMRKGRVHCITAVGDEPAVRLAVSKDLVPHVYPEG, encoded by the coding sequence ATGATCGACGGCAAGCGGATCGTCGCGATGATACCGGCGCGTCTCGGCAGCCAGCGGGTGCCTCGCAAGAACCTGCGCCTGCTCGCGGGCAAGCCGCTCATCGCGTGGGCGATCGAGGCCGCGAAGGACTCGGGCGTCTTCGACGAGGTGTACGTCAACAGCGAGGCCGATGTCTTCGCCGACGTCGCCGCGCGTTGGGGAGTGCGGTTCTACAAGCGACCCGCCGACCTCGCGTCGAACGCCGCGATCAACGACGCCTTCGCCGACGACTTCGTGCGCAACGTCGAGGCCGACGTCCTCGTGCAGCTCCTCCCGACGTCTCCTCTGATAACGCCCGAGGAGATCCGGGAGTTCGTCGAGCGCATGGTGCGCGAGGGCTTCGAGACGCTCGTCTCGGTCGAGGACCACCGCATCGCGTGCGTCTTCGAAGGCGAGCCGGTCAACTTCTCGACGCTGGAGCCGCACAGGTCGTCGCAGACGATGACTCCCGTCCAGTCCTACGCGACCGTGCTGATGGCGTGGACGTACGACTCCTGGAAGCGGGACATGGCCGAGCTCGGCTGCGCGTACCACGGCGGGTCGAGCCGCATCGGATACCACGTCGTCAAGGGCCTGGCCACCATCGACATCGACAACGAGGAGGACTTCCACCTCGCCGAGGTCGCGCTCGCGTACCGCGCGGACCCGACGCGCCTCGAGCCGCGGTTCTGGGAGCCCGATCTCGTCTCCGAGTGCGAGGTCCCGGCGATACTGAAGCGCGACGGCGTTCTCGTCGAGGACTTCGACCACGAGAACCTCGAGTGCGTGAACGTCTTCGAGATCATCGAGGAGGCGGACGACGACCGGTCCTGGTGCCGGCGCGTCGTGAACACCGAGAACAACAGCGCGACGCTGATCTCGCAGCTCCCGGGCGAGGGCAACCGGCTCCACTACCACCCGGAGTGGAACGAGTGGTGGTACATCGTGAAGGGCACGTGGCGCTGGGAGATCGAGGGGACCGAACGCATCGTGCGCCCCGGCGACGTCGTCTTCATGCGCAAGGGCCGGGTGCACTGCATCACCGCGGTCGGAGACGAGCCCGCGGTGCGCCTCGCGGTGAGCAAGGACCTCGTCCCCCACGTCTATCCGGAAGGGTAG
- a CDS encoding 3-dehydroquinate synthase family protein, which produces MSGEMLITSKVKDYALEVVAGSLESRERLMAPWPGKRLFFFVDGNVHRLYRDRLETFVGVDPMLVIPALETNKEYAALAEPYRWLVDAGFRRNDVLVTFGGGILQDVSGFVASTLYRGIPWVFFPTTLLAQADSCIGSKTSINFGDAKNLIGTFYPPDRIFVDPAFCETLTDAYFGSGLGEIVKFHLMSDERGYALLRAYLAEPDLRRSLMLPEVVRSTLEVKRSYFEGDEFDTGRRNLLNYGHCVGHALESASDFGVSHGEAVLVGMGVADLVSMRRGLMSRETYEEFEALLRPHYPRFDVARVPAGEIVRYMRRDKKRVGEGLTMILACGVGEMLKADDLTPDEVARAWDDFVGGYPERTTP; this is translated from the coding sequence GTGAGCGGCGAGATGCTCATCACATCGAAGGTCAAGGACTACGCGCTCGAGGTCGTCGCGGGGTCTCTCGAATCGCGCGAGCGCCTCATGGCGCCGTGGCCGGGCAAGCGGCTCTTCTTCTTCGTCGACGGCAACGTCCATCGTCTCTACCGCGACCGCCTCGAGACATTCGTCGGAGTCGATCCGATGCTGGTGATCCCGGCGCTCGAGACGAACAAGGAGTACGCGGCGCTGGCCGAGCCCTACCGGTGGCTCGTCGACGCCGGTTTCCGTCGCAACGACGTGCTCGTGACGTTCGGCGGCGGCATCCTCCAGGACGTCAGCGGCTTCGTCGCGAGCACCCTCTACCGCGGCATCCCGTGGGTCTTCTTCCCGACGACGCTGCTCGCTCAGGCCGACTCGTGCATCGGCTCGAAGACGTCGATCAACTTCGGCGACGCGAAGAACCTCATCGGCACGTTCTACCCGCCGGACCGCATCTTCGTCGACCCGGCGTTCTGCGAGACGCTCACCGACGCCTACTTCGGTTCCGGCCTCGGCGAGATCGTGAAGTTCCACCTCATGTCGGACGAGCGCGGCTACGCCCTGCTGCGCGCCTACCTCGCCGAGCCGGACCTGCGTCGCTCGCTGATGCTGCCGGAGGTCGTGCGCTCGACGCTCGAGGTCAAGCGCTCGTACTTCGAGGGCGACGAGTTCGACACCGGACGGCGCAACCTCCTGAACTACGGGCACTGCGTAGGTCACGCGCTCGAGAGCGCGAGCGACTTCGGCGTCAGCCACGGCGAGGCGGTCCTCGTCGGGATGGGCGTCGCCGACCTCGTCTCGATGCGCCGCGGGCTCATGTCGCGCGAGACCTACGAGGAGTTCGAGGCGCTGCTTCGGCCGCATTACCCGCGGTTCGACGTCGCCCGCGTGCCGGCCGGCGAGATCGTGCGCTACATGCGCAGGGACAAGAAGCGCGTCGGGGAAGGGCTCACCATGATCCTCGCCTGCGGCGTCGGGGAGATGCTCAAGGCCGACGACCTCACCCCCGACGAGGTCGCCCGCGCCTGGGACGACTTCGTCGGGGGCTATCCGGAGAGGACGACCCCATGA
- a CDS encoding SDR family oxidoreductase, with product MSLRIDYRGTRALVTGGTRGIGRAIAEAFLERGTTVVVTGTGADAPEWVAHREGCSYARLDWLDEACAAAFLGALPDIGPFDVLVNNAGIHAPRPIDDLDLETWRRVIAVDLEGPARLTAAVAREMRERGSGRVLNVASIAAFVSRPGGAAYAAAKAGLVGLTRAAALDLAPYGVLVNALCPGYTATDMAQRTLTAEQREDLRRAVPLDRLAQPAEIASVALFLCSGLNTYVTGQTVTVDGGVTAA from the coding sequence ATGAGCCTGCGCATCGACTATCGCGGGACGCGCGCGCTCGTCACGGGCGGGACGCGCGGCATCGGCAGGGCCATCGCCGAGGCCTTCCTCGAGCGCGGCACGACGGTGGTCGTGACGGGTACTGGCGCCGACGCGCCGGAGTGGGTCGCGCATCGCGAGGGTTGCTCGTACGCCCGGCTCGACTGGCTCGACGAGGCGTGCGCGGCCGCGTTCCTCGGCGCGCTGCCGGACATCGGCCCGTTCGACGTGCTCGTCAACAACGCGGGCATACACGCCCCGCGCCCCATCGACGACCTCGACCTCGAAACGTGGCGCCGCGTCATCGCCGTCGACCTCGAGGGTCCCGCGCGCCTGACCGCCGCCGTCGCGCGGGAGATGCGCGAGCGCGGCTCGGGCCGCGTCCTCAACGTCGCGTCGATCGCCGCGTTCGTCTCGCGCCCGGGAGGCGCGGCCTACGCCGCGGCGAAGGCCGGGCTCGTCGGCCTCACGCGCGCCGCCGCGCTCGATCTCGCGCCATACGGCGTCCTCGTGAACGCGCTGTGCCCCGGGTACACCGCGACCGACATGGCGCAGCGCACGCTCACGGCCGAGCAGCGCGAGGATCTGCGTCGTGCCGTCCCGCTCGACCGCCTCGCCCAGCCCGCCGAGATCGCTTCGGTCGCGCTCTTCCTGTGCTCGGGACTGAACACCTACGTCACGGGTCAGACCGTGACCGTCGACGGCGGGGTGACGGCTGCGTGA
- a CDS encoding SDR family NAD(P)-dependent oxidoreductase, protein MRFDGKTALVTGGTRGIGAALVVALAEAGADVAYTGTAAERPEGAPDGRYLPLDLADAADTERFCAELETWERLDILVNNAGINIIEPIDAIDEAHWRRVLDVNLTGAMLVTRSAARVMERAGRGGRVLMLGSIFSFVSREMRDAYSASKTGLLGLVRAAALDLAGHGILVNAVCPGPTMTDLTASILTDADAEEMTSRIPLGRFAAPQEIAAACAFLVSDLNTYMTGTSLVVDGGYVAR, encoded by the coding sequence GTGAGGTTCGACGGCAAGACGGCCCTCGTCACCGGCGGCACGCGCGGTATCGGCGCCGCGCTCGTCGTCGCGCTCGCGGAGGCCGGCGCGGACGTGGCGTACACCGGCACCGCCGCCGAGCGCCCCGAGGGCGCGCCGGACGGGCGCTACCTGCCCCTCGACCTCGCCGACGCTGCCGACACCGAGCGTTTCTGCGCGGAGCTCGAGACCTGGGAGCGGCTCGACATCCTCGTCAACAACGCCGGCATCAACATCATCGAGCCCATCGACGCTATCGACGAGGCGCATTGGCGCCGCGTGCTCGACGTCAACCTCACCGGCGCGATGCTCGTCACCCGCTCCGCCGCGCGCGTCATGGAGCGCGCTGGACGCGGAGGGCGCGTGCTCATGCTCGGCTCGATCTTCAGCTTCGTCTCGCGCGAGATGCGCGACGCGTACTCGGCGAGCAAGACGGGGCTGCTCGGGCTCGTGCGCGCAGCGGCGCTCGACCTCGCTGGGCACGGCATCCTCGTGAACGCCGTCTGCCCCGGGCCGACGATGACCGACCTCACCGCCTCGATACTGACCGACGCCGATGCCGAGGAGATGACCTCGCGCATCCCGCTGGGCCGCTTCGCGGCGCCGCAGGAGATCGCCGCGGCGTGCGCGTTCCTCGTCAGCGACCTCAACACCTACATGACCGGCACGTCGCTCGTGGTCGACGGGGGGTACGTCGCCAGATGA
- a CDS encoding sugar phosphate nucleotidyltransferase, with the protein MKGVVLAGGRGTRLSPLTEVTNKHLLPVGREPMIWHPVRQLVAARITDILVVTSTQHMGDIVNSLGSGARFGCEFTYRVQEEAGGIAHALSMARGFVGDDRVVVLLGDNVFERAIAPHTQAFSEQAEGARVLLKQVGDPERFGVAALDEQQIVSIEEKPSKPPSDYAVVGCYMYDKSVWSIIEGTAPSGRGELEITDVNNEYARRGTLSYGIVAGGWSDAGTFESLSEASAMMLSTQNRVIS; encoded by the coding sequence TTGAAGGGCGTGGTGCTCGCGGGTGGCCGCGGAACACGGCTGAGTCCGCTCACTGAGGTGACCAACAAGCATCTCTTGCCTGTCGGCAGGGAGCCGATGATCTGGCATCCGGTTCGACAGCTCGTGGCTGCCCGGATCACAGATATCCTTGTCGTGACGTCCACACAGCACATGGGCGACATCGTGAACTCACTCGGCTCCGGGGCGCGTTTCGGCTGCGAGTTCACCTATCGGGTCCAGGAGGAGGCCGGAGGCATCGCGCATGCCCTGTCGATGGCACGCGGCTTCGTGGGCGACGATCGAGTGGTGGTGCTTCTGGGGGACAACGTGTTCGAGCGCGCCATCGCTCCGCACACGCAGGCGTTCTCCGAGCAGGCCGAGGGAGCTCGAGTCCTGCTCAAGCAAGTCGGTGATCCGGAGCGCTTCGGGGTCGCTGCCCTCGACGAGCAGCAGATCGTCTCGATAGAGGAGAAGCCGTCCAAGCCCCCGAGCGACTACGCGGTGGTCGGCTGTTACATGTATGACAAGAGCGTGTGGTCGATCATCGAGGGCACTGCCCCGTCCGGCCGGGGCGAGTTGGAGATCACGGACGTGAACAACGAATACGCCCGCCGCGGGACGCTGAGCTACGGGATCGTCGCGGGTGGTTGGTCGGACGCTGGCACCTTCGAGTCGTTGTCCGAGGCATCCGCCATGATGCTATCGACCCAGAACAGGGTCATCTCGTGA
- a CDS encoding class I SAM-dependent methyltransferase, giving the protein MGRERPGTAGQERQITDPGAGTSQIGEASAFAGTGTPVCVVCGAVEGVRVLDPEQGLFRCAECTHVFTLLAAAGQRSDGEGYEDEYYDAEHANWFAHPNVALFRLAHSQIRERLGNGPLRVLDVGCGRGDFLQYLQRNDPKLELWGVDLNPRPLPGIDIVCGDVMGHVMDEELLRGFDAITGLALIEHLERPDLFVRRVMEGLRPGGLVIMMTVNNDGLFYRVARTLNGLGQSAAYRRLYSPHHLHHFTNQSLRRLMRSSGLEAVFQENHNYPLRAVDVPEGSPALRAAYTTVVWGLFSTSTLFRNGILQTIVCRKSP; this is encoded by the coding sequence GTGGGACGCGAGAGACCAGGCACCGCCGGACAAGAACGGCAGATCACCGATCCCGGTGCTGGAACGTCTCAGATCGGCGAGGCGTCCGCCTTCGCTGGGACGGGAACCCCAGTCTGCGTGGTGTGTGGCGCCGTGGAGGGGGTCCGCGTACTCGATCCCGAACAGGGACTCTTCAGATGCGCGGAGTGCACGCATGTTTTCACCTTACTGGCGGCAGCTGGACAGCGCAGTGACGGCGAGGGTTATGAGGATGAGTACTATGACGCCGAACACGCGAACTGGTTCGCTCATCCCAATGTCGCCCTGTTCCGCTTGGCCCATTCTCAGATCAGAGAGAGGTTGGGTAACGGTCCTCTCAGGGTTCTCGATGTGGGGTGCGGCAGAGGTGACTTCCTCCAGTATCTGCAGCGCAACGATCCGAAGCTGGAGCTGTGGGGAGTGGATCTGAACCCAAGACCCCTGCCGGGCATCGATATCGTCTGCGGCGACGTGATGGGCCATGTGATGGACGAGGAGTTGCTCCGAGGATTCGATGCGATCACGGGGCTTGCTCTGATAGAGCACTTGGAGCGCCCTGACCTGTTCGTTCGGCGAGTGATGGAAGGGCTGCGGCCTGGGGGGCTCGTCATCATGATGACGGTGAACAACGACGGGCTGTTCTACCGGGTCGCCAGGACGCTGAACGGTCTGGGCCAGAGTGCGGCCTATCGTCGGCTATACAGCCCGCACCACCTGCATCACTTCACGAACCAATCTCTTCGGCGTCTGATGCGGTCTTCCGGTCTGGAGGCAGTCTTCCAAGAGAACCACAACTACCCCTTGCGTGCGGTTGATGTTCCGGAGGGCTCGCCCGCCCTCCGGGCGGCGTACACGACGGTGGTCTGGGGACTGTTCTCCACGTCGACGCTGTTCCGCAACGGGATCTTGCAGACGATCGTGTGCAGGAAGTCCCCGTAG
- a CDS encoding class I SAM-dependent methyltransferase → MDPQYLASFERIEKDHWWFRARREIVGDALRRHAPPGPGIFVDIGCGTGGNVAPLANVACCDVAIGIEPDAGARAACETKGLDVRDGTAASLPFDERSASAITMLDVMEHLDDDAGALAESARVLAPHGVLVVTVPAMRALWSPHDERNHHRRRYSLSQATGLVESAGFDVVEATYFNTLLLLPVALVRIAQRILRHGGASQERMPSPALNRCLYRVFSLERRWLACHAFPIGVSILVVGRRR, encoded by the coding sequence ATGGATCCGCAGTATCTGGCATCGTTCGAACGGATCGAGAAGGACCACTGGTGGTTCAGAGCACGGCGTGAGATCGTCGGCGACGCGCTGCGCAGACACGCCCCCCCCGGTCCCGGGATCTTCGTCGACATCGGATGCGGCACCGGCGGGAACGTCGCGCCGCTCGCCAACGTAGCATGTTGCGACGTGGCGATCGGCATAGAACCGGATGCCGGAGCCCGTGCAGCGTGCGAAACCAAGGGCCTCGACGTCCGCGATGGGACGGCGGCGTCGCTGCCGTTCGACGAGCGGTCAGCGTCGGCAATCACGATGCTCGACGTCATGGAGCATCTGGATGATGACGCAGGCGCCTTAGCTGAGTCAGCGCGTGTGCTGGCACCCCACGGAGTGCTCGTGGTCACGGTACCGGCCATGCGCGCCCTATGGAGTCCGCATGACGAACGCAACCACCATCGGCGTCGCTACTCCCTGAGTCAAGCCACCGGACTGGTGGAGAGCGCCGGGTTCGACGTCGTCGAGGCCACGTACTTCAACACGCTGCTCCTGCTGCCCGTGGCGCTGGTCCGCATCGCTCAGCGCATTCTGCGCCACGGTGGAGCCTCGCAGGAACGCATGCCATCGCCCGCACTCAACCGTTGCCTGTATCGAGTGTTCTCGCTGGAGCGACGCTGGCTCGCATGCCACGCGTTTCCTATAGGCGTCTCTATCCTCGTCGTCGGACGACGCCGCTAG